In a single window of the Desulfuromonas thiophila genome:
- a CDS encoding cytochrome c biogenesis CcdA family protein yields the protein MLTDSGDVTFWIAFSAGLLSFFSPCVLPLIPSFITYITGISFGELKQDHPTAQMRWRVASHCLAFVAGFSTVFVLLGALAGLVSASMQHLVEEGLLWIQRGGGLLVFLFGIHMTGLFHFGVLLGDKRVTVRNKPSSYFGSFLVGLAFAAGWTPCIGPILGAILAMAAGTSNDTRQAIALLAVYSAGLGIPFLLAGLLFHSFLNFFNRFRKHIRLLEITTGALMMAVGVLLFFNLFGDLSAWLYSVLPL from the coding sequence ATGCTGACCGACTCGGGCGATGTCACCTTCTGGATCGCATTCAGTGCCGGCTTGCTGTCGTTTTTTTCCCCCTGCGTTCTGCCCCTGATTCCTTCCTTCATCACCTATATCACCGGCATCTCGTTTGGTGAACTCAAGCAGGATCATCCCACGGCACAGATGCGCTGGCGGGTGGCCAGCCATTGCCTCGCCTTTGTCGCCGGCTTTTCCACGGTATTTGTGCTGCTCGGCGCCTTGGCCGGCCTGGTGTCGGCATCCATGCAGCACCTGGTGGAGGAAGGCCTGCTGTGGATTCAACGCGGCGGTGGCCTGCTGGTGTTTCTGTTCGGCATCCACATGACCGGCCTGTTCCACTTCGGTGTCCTGCTGGGGGACAAACGGGTGACGGTACGGAACAAGCCCAGTAGCTATTTCGGCAGTTTTCTGGTCGGGCTGGCCTTCGCCGCCGGCTGGACACCCTGCATCGGGCCGATTCTCGGCGCCATCCTGGCCATGGCAGCCGGCACCAGCAACGATACCCGTCAGGCCATTGCCCTGCTGGCGGTCTACTCGGCCGGCCTGGGCATTCCTTTTTTGCTCGCGGGTTTACTGTTCCACAGTTTCCTGAATTTCTTCAACCGGTTCCGCAAGCATATCCGCCTGCTGGAAATCACCACCGGCGCCCTGATGATGGCTGTCGGCGTCCTGCTGTTTTTCAACCTGTTCGGCGATCTGTCGGCCTGGCTCTACAGCGTGCTGCCCCTGTAA